The following coding sequences are from one Bradyrhizobium sp. WSM471 window:
- a CDS encoding HAMP domain-containing sensor histidine kinase — protein MLLAKTLRSSTFRLALIAIAAFGLIVAAIMAYVYFGTIAYVRSRVGDAGDHGGFTAMIELAMAAVAVLMLVLAGLAAVLVTRRTVGRIEEINATSRAIMMSGLDQRIPLRGSHDEWDRVAENLNQMLDRIETLMGEVKQVSDNVAHDLRTPLTRMRGRLEKAYHASRNDEADAALIGDTIADLDAVLGMFASITRISEIETRARRSAFRKLNLTEVAGEVVELYDAAAEQVATRLSLGGDREVAITGDRDLLFDAFANLVDNAIKHGCKGGQVTVTCRSTDRGATIAVADDGPGIPADQRDHVFKRFYRLEQSRYTPGNGLGLSLVAAVAGLHGAEIALHDNAPGLTVQLSFPLLPL, from the coding sequence GTGCTCCTGGCTAAAACGCTCCGCTCCTCGACCTTCCGCCTTGCGCTGATCGCGATCGCAGCGTTTGGGCTGATCGTCGCGGCAATCATGGCGTATGTCTATTTCGGTACGATCGCCTATGTGCGGAGCCGGGTCGGCGATGCCGGCGATCACGGCGGCTTCACCGCGATGATCGAGCTCGCAATGGCTGCGGTAGCCGTGCTGATGCTGGTGCTCGCCGGGCTCGCCGCGGTGCTGGTGACGCGCCGCACGGTCGGGCGAATCGAGGAGATCAACGCCACCAGCCGCGCCATCATGATGTCGGGCCTCGACCAGCGCATTCCCTTGCGCGGCAGCCACGACGAGTGGGACCGCGTCGCCGAAAACCTCAACCAGATGCTCGACCGCATCGAGACGCTGATGGGCGAGGTCAAGCAGGTCAGCGACAACGTCGCCCATGATTTGCGCACGCCGCTGACGCGCATGCGGGGTCGGCTGGAAAAAGCTTATCACGCCTCGCGCAATGACGAGGCCGACGCGGCGCTGATCGGCGACACCATCGCCGATCTCGACGCCGTGCTCGGCATGTTTGCCTCCATCACCCGCATTTCCGAGATCGAGACCCGAGCCCGCCGCAGCGCGTTTCGCAAGCTCAATCTCACTGAGGTCGCCGGCGAGGTCGTCGAGCTCTACGATGCCGCCGCCGAACAGGTCGCGACCCGGCTCAGCCTGGGCGGCGATCGCGAGGTGGCGATCACGGGCGACCGCGACCTGCTGTTCGACGCCTTCGCCAATCTCGTCGACAACGCGATCAAGCACGGCTGCAAAGGCGGGCAGGTGACCGTCACCTGCCGCAGCACCGACCGTGGCGCGACGATCGCGGTCGCCGACGATGGACCGGGCATTCCGGCGGATCAGCGCGATCACGTGTTCAAGCGTTTCTACCGGCTCGAACAGAGCCGCTACACGCCGGGTAACGGCCTTGGCTTAAGCCTGGTCGCCGCGGTCGCCGGCCTCCATGGCGCCGAGATTGCCCTGCACGACAACGCGCCGGGCCTGACGGTTCAGCTCAGCTTCCCGCTGCTCCCGCTCTAG
- a CDS encoding response regulator transcription factor produces MTGAHRRILVVEDDAETAGQLVEELTTSGYDVDLAATGREALSRGAARDYAVITIDRMLPDIDGISVMRQLRDDGIAAPFLIISALGEVDDRVRGLRAGGDDYLVKPFSFTELLARLEALGRRSDTVAKETILRIGDLAIDLIARSASRRGRKIPLLPREFQLLEYLVRNEGRVVSRAMLLQHVWDLHFDPSTNIIDVYVGRVRRKVDGAQAYPLIHTIRGIGYCLRAPG; encoded by the coding sequence ATGACCGGAGCTCACCGCCGCATTCTGGTCGTCGAGGACGATGCGGAAACCGCAGGCCAGCTCGTCGAGGAGCTGACGACCTCCGGCTACGATGTCGATCTCGCCGCCACGGGGCGCGAAGCCCTCAGCCGCGGCGCCGCGCGCGACTATGCCGTCATCACCATCGACCGCATGCTGCCCGACATCGACGGCATCAGCGTGATGCGCCAGTTGCGTGACGACGGCATCGCCGCACCGTTCCTGATCATCTCCGCACTTGGCGAAGTCGACGACCGCGTGCGCGGCTTGCGCGCCGGCGGCGACGATTACCTCGTCAAGCCGTTCTCTTTCACCGAGTTGCTGGCGCGGCTGGAGGCACTCGGCCGGCGCAGTGACACCGTCGCCAAGGAGACGATCCTGCGGATCGGAGATCTCGCCATCGACCTGATCGCACGCAGCGCGAGCCGCCGCGGCCGGAAGATTCCGCTATTGCCGCGGGAATTCCAGCTGCTCGAATATCTGGTCCGCAACGAGGGCCGCGTCGTCTCGCGTGCGATGCTGCTCCAGCATGTCTGGGATTTGCACTTCGATCCCTCCACCAACATCATCGACGTCTATGTCGGGCGCGTCCGTCGCAAGGTCGATGGTGCCCAGGCCTATCCGCTGATCCACACCATCCGCGGCATCGGATATTGTCTCCGTGCTCCTGGCTAA
- a CDS encoding Tex family protein: MANINQKIAQELGVRAEQVEATVALLDGGATVPFIARYRKEATGALDDAQLRTLEERLGYLRELEDRRKAILDSVREQGKLDAALEASILAADSKARLEDIYLPFKPKRRTKAEIAREAGLEPLANQLMAEPTNDPKVVAEAFVNAEKGVADAAAALDGARAILVERFDEDADLIGALREEVWTNARMASKVRDGKKTEGEKFADYFEFSEPLTKLPSHRILAMFRGEKEEILDLQIQAEAEASPPGVPSVYELKIMKRFGIADLKRAGDRWMIDTVRWAWRTKIQVHLNIDLRMRLWNAAETEAVRVFASNLRDLLLAAPAGTRVTMGLDPGFRTGVKVAVTDATGKVVDTAVIYPHEPQRQWNEALAILGKLALKHRVELIAIGNGTASRETDKLAADLVKGLPDLKMTKIVVSEAGASVYSASAFASEELPDLDVTLRGAVSIARRLQDPLAELVKIEPKAIGVGQYQHDLGQAKLAKSLDAVVEDCVNAVGVDVNTASAPLLARVSGVGSGLASSIVAHRDANGPFKSRKALKDVPRLGPKAFEQCAGFLRILGGEDPLDASGVHPEAYPVVRRILSATKSDIKALIGSSDIVRTLKPKDFVDETFGLPTVTDILRELEKPGRDPRPAFKAAVFMDGVEEIKHLKKGMILEGTVTNVAAFGAFVDIGVHQDGLVHISAMSRTYIKDPREVVKPGDIVKVKVLDFEVARKRISLTLRLDDEVGAKKDAPGMQRDNSPRNPSRMTSSAPRQQESSGGGGALAEALRRAAEKNGGKRA, encoded by the coding sequence GTGGCAAATATCAACCAGAAAATTGCGCAGGAGCTTGGAGTTCGGGCGGAGCAGGTCGAGGCGACAGTGGCTCTGCTCGACGGCGGCGCCACGGTTCCCTTCATCGCCCGGTACCGCAAGGAAGCGACCGGTGCGCTCGACGACGCGCAATTGCGCACGCTGGAGGAGCGACTGGGTTACCTGCGCGAGCTCGAGGACCGCCGCAAGGCCATCCTCGATTCGGTCCGCGAGCAGGGCAAGCTCGATGCCGCGCTGGAAGCCTCCATTCTCGCCGCCGACAGCAAGGCGCGCCTCGAAGACATCTATCTGCCGTTCAAGCCGAAGCGCCGCACCAAGGCGGAGATCGCCAGGGAAGCCGGCCTCGAGCCGCTCGCCAATCAGCTCATGGCCGAGCCCACCAACGATCCGAAGGTCGTTGCCGAAGCCTTCGTCAATGCCGAGAAGGGCGTTGCCGATGCCGCTGCGGCACTCGACGGCGCCCGCGCCATCCTGGTCGAGCGTTTCGACGAAGACGCCGACCTGATCGGTGCGCTTCGCGAGGAGGTGTGGACCAATGCGCGCATGGCCTCCAAGGTGCGCGACGGCAAGAAAACCGAGGGCGAAAAGTTTGCCGACTATTTCGAGTTCTCCGAGCCGCTGACCAAGCTGCCCTCGCACCGCATCCTCGCGATGTTCCGCGGCGAGAAGGAAGAAATCCTCGATCTCCAGATCCAGGCCGAGGCCGAAGCATCGCCCCCGGGCGTGCCGAGTGTGTATGAATTGAAGATCATGAAGCGGTTCGGCATCGCCGACCTCAAGCGCGCCGGCGACCGCTGGATGATCGACACCGTGCGCTGGGCCTGGCGCACCAAGATCCAGGTGCATCTCAACATCGACCTGCGCATGCGGTTGTGGAATGCCGCCGAGACCGAGGCCGTGCGCGTGTTCGCCTCGAACCTGCGCGACCTCCTGCTGGCCGCGCCGGCCGGCACCCGCGTCACCATGGGCCTCGATCCCGGCTTCCGTACCGGCGTCAAGGTCGCCGTCACCGACGCAACCGGCAAGGTAGTGGATACCGCCGTGATCTACCCGCACGAGCCGCAGCGGCAGTGGAACGAGGCGCTTGCGATCCTCGGCAAGCTCGCGCTGAAACATCGCGTCGAGCTGATCGCGATCGGCAACGGCACCGCCTCCCGCGAGACCGACAAGCTCGCGGCCGACCTCGTCAAGGGCCTGCCTGACTTGAAGATGACCAAGATCGTGGTGTCGGAAGCTGGCGCGTCGGTCTATTCGGCCTCGGCTTTCGCCTCGGAGGAGTTGCCTGATCTCGACGTCACCCTGCGCGGGGCGGTGTCCATCGCGCGGCGGCTTCAGGATCCGCTCGCCGAGCTCGTCAAGATCGAGCCCAAGGCGATCGGCGTCGGCCAGTACCAGCACGACCTCGGCCAGGCCAAGCTCGCCAAATCGCTCGACGCGGTGGTCGAAGACTGCGTGAACGCCGTCGGCGTCGACGTCAACACCGCGTCCGCTCCGCTGCTCGCGCGCGTGTCGGGCGTCGGCTCCGGCCTTGCCTCCAGCATCGTGGCACACCGCGACGCCAACGGTCCGTTCAAGTCGCGCAAGGCGCTGAAGGACGTGCCGCGACTCGGCCCCAAGGCGTTCGAGCAGTGCGCGGGCTTCCTGCGCATCCTCGGCGGCGAGGACCCGCTCGACGCCTCCGGCGTGCATCCGGAAGCCTATCCGGTGGTGCGCCGGATTCTCAGCGCCACCAAGAGCGACATCAAGGCGCTGATCGGCAGCAGCGACATCGTTCGCACGCTGAAGCCGAAAGACTTCGTGGACGAGACGTTCGGTCTGCCGACCGTCACCGACATCCTGCGGGAGCTCGAGAAACCCGGCCGCGACCCGCGTCCGGCGTTCAAGGCAGCAGTGTTCATGGACGGCGTCGAGGAGATCAAGCACCTCAAGAAGGGCATGATCCTCGAGGGCACCGTGACCAACGTCGCCGCGTTCGGCGCCTTCGTCGATATCGGCGTGCACCAGGACGGGCTCGTGCACATCTCGGCGATGTCCAGGACCTACATCAAGGATCCGCGCGAGGTGGTGAAGCCCGGCGACATCGTCAAGGTCAAGGTGCTGGACTTCGAGGTCGCGCGCAAGCGCATCTCGCTGACACTGCGGCTCGACGACGAGGTCGGCGCCAAGAAGGACGCGCCCGGCATGCAGCGGGACAACAGCCCACGCAACCCCTCCCGCATGACGTCGTCGGCCCCGCGCCAGCAGGAGTCTTCCGGCGGCGGCGGTGCGCTCGCCGAAGCGCTGCGCCGCGCGGCCGAGAAGAACGGCGGCAAGCGGGCGTAG
- a CDS encoding ring-opening amidohydrolase — MRTTSVGVFKVATKGPGDVSGLISMIGSGAIDPASILAILGKTEGNGGVNDFTREYAVAALCTALAPRLGLLPQEVEQRIAFVMSGGTEGVLSPHITVFTRREVPQRPAGISGKRLSIGMAHTRDFLPEELGRSAQITETAKAVKAAMADGGIADPADVHFVQIKCPLLTSERVEAANARGHKTATISAYSSMAYSRGASALGVAVALGEIATDIRDADVLRRYDLFSNVASTSSGIELMHNVVIVLGNSMSSTSEFEIGHAVMGDAIDATAVLAALESVGLRAAPQTTTGRELVNIFAKAEASPDGNVRGFRHTMLEDTDISSTRHARAAVGGLIAGLAGIGAVYVSGGAEHQGPAGGGPVAVIAKLSN, encoded by the coding sequence ATGCGGACGACATCGGTCGGCGTCTTCAAGGTCGCCACCAAAGGCCCCGGCGACGTCTCCGGATTGATCAGCATGATCGGCTCCGGCGCGATCGATCCGGCATCCATCCTGGCGATCCTCGGCAAGACCGAAGGCAATGGCGGCGTCAACGACTTTACCCGGGAATATGCCGTCGCCGCGCTGTGCACGGCGCTGGCGCCGCGGCTCGGCCTGTTGCCGCAGGAGGTCGAGCAACGCATCGCTTTCGTGATGTCCGGTGGCACCGAGGGCGTGCTCAGCCCGCACATCACGGTGTTCACGCGCCGGGAAGTCCCGCAGCGCCCGGCAGGCATCTCCGGCAAGCGGCTAAGCATCGGCATGGCGCACACGCGGGATTTTCTCCCGGAAGAGCTCGGCCGCTCCGCTCAGATCACGGAGACAGCCAAGGCCGTGAAGGCCGCGATGGCAGATGGCGGCATCGCCGATCCCGCCGACGTCCATTTCGTGCAGATCAAGTGCCCGCTGCTCACCAGCGAGCGCGTCGAAGCGGCGAATGCGCGCGGCCACAAGACGGCGACGATCAGCGCCTACAGTTCGATGGCCTATTCCCGCGGCGCTTCCGCGCTTGGCGTTGCGGTCGCGCTCGGCGAGATCGCAACCGACATACGCGACGCGGACGTGCTGCGCCGCTACGATCTGTTCTCGAACGTCGCCTCGACCTCGTCCGGGATCGAGCTGATGCACAACGTCGTCATCGTGCTCGGCAATTCGATGTCCTCAACGAGCGAATTCGAGATCGGGCATGCCGTGATGGGCGATGCGATCGACGCCACCGCAGTGCTTGCGGCACTGGAGAGCGTTGGGCTCCGTGCCGCGCCGCAGACGACGACCGGCCGCGAGCTCGTCAACATCTTCGCCAAGGCCGAGGCCTCGCCTGATGGCAACGTGCGCGGCTTCCGCCACACCATGCTGGAAGATACCGATATCAGCTCGACGCGCCACGCACGGGCTGCCGTCGGCGGCCTGATTGCCGGCCTCGCCGGCATCGGGGCGGTCTACGTCTCCGGCGGCGCCGAGCATCAGGGCCCCGCCGGCGGCGGGCCGGTCGCGGTGATCGCAAAGCTCTCGAATTGA
- a CDS encoding amidase → MTFPMSWNEWAQHDGVGLAARVRKGELTAKELARQAAAGVAKVNPALSGVVELFDDVIADPAKDGANLAGPFAGLPFLMKDLGPTMKGRLQEMGSLLMRGNRASADTFLTGKFRQAGLNLIGRTTTPEFGVCSSADNPAVYVTRNPWDTDYTTCGSSAGSAAMVAAGVVPIAHATDGGGSIRIPAGVNGNIGLKVSRGVFSLAPHMSDLTGLVSIQGCQSRSVRDTAAFVDHARGAAPGEFMPFWTTAQPYSEMIKRDPSKLRIALSHSWGDYTATPEIAAELAKAGRFLEGLGHHVDHALPEVDFRAAFEAQTTCYISNFAVVISNMLAARGLERPPEDLIEPMNIRIWEAGRHTSFAERAKMQGAFNTTSRAFGAFFEQWDVILTPITALPTPKVGTREYLTISDNPDVLDWFGNLWRFFAFTPLANLCGMPAISMPMATQNHGLPLGIQAIAKQANDGLLLQLAAQIERALDGKWNDGRKPKVHVS, encoded by the coding sequence ATGACTTTTCCGATGAGCTGGAACGAATGGGCGCAGCATGATGGCGTCGGGCTGGCCGCGCGCGTCCGCAAGGGCGAGCTCACGGCAAAGGAGTTGGCGCGCCAGGCCGCTGCAGGGGTTGCCAAGGTCAATCCGGCACTGTCGGGCGTGGTCGAGTTGTTCGATGACGTGATCGCCGATCCGGCCAAGGACGGCGCCAATCTCGCCGGCCCGTTCGCAGGCCTGCCCTTCCTGATGAAGGACCTCGGCCCGACCATGAAGGGCCGGCTCCAGGAGATGGGCTCGCTGCTGATGCGCGGCAATCGCGCCAGCGCCGACACGTTCCTGACCGGCAAATTCCGCCAGGCCGGCCTGAACCTGATCGGACGCACCACGACGCCGGAATTCGGCGTCTGCAGCTCGGCCGACAATCCGGCCGTCTATGTCACGCGCAATCCCTGGGATACCGACTACACCACCTGCGGCTCGTCGGCCGGCAGCGCCGCAATGGTCGCCGCCGGCGTGGTGCCGATCGCGCATGCGACCGACGGCGGCGGCTCGATCCGCATTCCCGCCGGCGTCAACGGCAATATCGGCCTGAAAGTCTCGCGCGGCGTGTTCTCGCTGGCACCGCACATGTCGGATCTCACCGGCCTCGTCTCCATCCAGGGCTGCCAGTCGCGCTCGGTGCGCGACACCGCCGCCTTCGTCGATCACGCAAGGGGAGCGGCGCCCGGCGAGTTCATGCCGTTCTGGACCACCGCGCAGCCATATTCCGAGATGATCAAGCGCGATCCGTCAAAACTTCGCATCGCGCTGTCGCACAGCTGGGGCGACTACACCGCGACGCCCGAGATCGCAGCCGAACTGGCGAAGGCCGGCCGCTTCCTCGAGGGCCTCGGCCATCACGTCGACCACGCCTTGCCCGAAGTCGACTTCCGCGCCGCGTTCGAGGCGCAGACCACCTGCTACATCTCGAATTTTGCCGTGGTGATCTCCAACATGCTCGCCGCGCGCGGGCTGGAACGGCCGCCGGAAGATCTCATCGAGCCGATGAATATCCGGATCTGGGAAGCCGGCCGGCACACGAGCTTCGCCGAGCGGGCGAAGATGCAAGGCGCGTTCAACACGACCTCGCGCGCCTTCGGCGCCTTCTTCGAGCAGTGGGACGTGATCCTGACCCCGATCACCGCGCTGCCGACGCCGAAGGTCGGCACCAGGGAATATCTCACCATCTCCGACAACCCCGACGTGCTCGACTGGTTCGGCAATCTCTGGCGCTTCTTCGCCTTCACGCCGCTCGCCAATCTCTGCGGCATGCCCGCGATCTCGATGCCGATGGCCACGCAGAACCACGGCCTGCCGCTCGGCATCCAGGCGATTGCGAAACAGGCCAATGACGGCCTCCTGCTGCAACTCGCCGCCCAGATCGAGCGCGCGCTCGACGGCAAGTGGAACGACGGCAGGAAGCCGAAGGTGCATGTGAGCTGA
- a CDS encoding PaaI family thioesterase, which yields MSSSPTTLSFEDLAEAIQGRRSDYGRISGLQLNRFAPREAWSSLPYRPVFVGDTETGVLHGGVVTAMLDESCGMAVQLALDGTSAIATLDLRIDYQKPATPGLDIKAHSVCYRTTRSIAFVRSTAYQESEDDPVATATACFMIGANRTNMLADRRMDSLDIPTLEAPDDPEGPFANSPFARCLGIRVNDDDTLTMPFSPKIIGNPILPAIHGGMTGAFLETAAIFGVARELGVAALPKPIGLTVNYLRSGRALDTFANVSIVKQGRRIVAFEARAWQDDANKPIATAFGHFMLRPTPGNDEE from the coding sequence ATGTCCAGCTCACCGACCACACTTTCGTTCGAGGACCTCGCCGAGGCCATCCAGGGCCGCCGCTCCGATTACGGCCGTATCAGCGGGCTCCAGCTCAATCGCTTCGCACCTCGCGAGGCCTGGTCCAGCCTGCCCTACCGGCCTGTCTTCGTCGGCGACACCGAGACCGGCGTCCTGCATGGCGGGGTCGTCACCGCGATGCTGGACGAGAGCTGCGGCATGGCTGTGCAGCTCGCGCTCGACGGCACGAGCGCCATCGCGACGCTCGATCTGCGCATCGACTATCAGAAGCCGGCAACGCCCGGACTCGACATCAAGGCGCATTCGGTCTGCTATCGCACCACGCGTTCGATCGCCTTCGTGCGCTCCACTGCCTATCAGGAGTCCGAGGACGATCCGGTCGCGACCGCGACCGCCTGCTTCATGATCGGCGCCAACCGCACCAACATGCTCGCGGATCGCAGGATGGACTCGCTCGACATCCCGACGCTGGAGGCGCCGGACGATCCGGAAGGCCCGTTCGCCAACAGTCCGTTCGCGCGCTGCCTCGGCATTCGCGTCAACGACGACGACACACTGACGATGCCGTTCTCGCCCAAGATCATCGGCAACCCGATCCTGCCCGCGATTCATGGCGGCATGACCGGCGCCTTCCTCGAGACCGCCGCGATCTTCGGAGTGGCGCGCGAGCTCGGCGTCGCCGCACTGCCCAAGCCGATCGGACTCACCGTCAACTATCTGCGCTCGGGCCGCGCGCTCGACACGTTCGCCAACGTTTCGATCGTGAAGCAGGGCCGGCGCATTGTCGCCTTCGAGGCGCGGGCCTGGCAGGACGATGCGAACAAGCCGATCGCCACCGCCTTCGGCCATTTCATGCTGCGGCCGACGCCCGGAAACGACGAGGAATAG
- the poxB gene encoding ubiquinone-dependent pyruvate dehydrogenase — MAINNVADLFVATLEQAGVKRIYGIVGDSLNALTEALRRRGTIEWIHVRHEEVAAFAAAGEAEMTGSLAVCAGSCGPGNLHLINGLFDAHRSRVPVLAIAAQIPTAEIGSGYFQETHPQNLFRECSHYCELVSDPSQLPYVLENAIRAAVGMRGVSVVAMPGDVAFRSPPKRALSTARGLALSAPKVVPQADELKALADLLNGAERITLFCGRGCAGAHAPLMQLAEALKSPIVHALGGKEHVEYDNPYDVGMTGFIGLSSGYAAMHACDALVMLGTDFPYKQFFPTDAKIAQIDIRPENLGRRCKLDLGLVGDVKLTLEALLPLLKSKTQRKHLDDAIAHYKKAREGLNSLAKGTPGSKPIHPQYLAKVISDHASDDAVFTADVGTPTVWAARYLEMNGRRRLIGSFVHGSMANAMPQAIGAQAAQPGRQVISLSGDGGFTMLMGDLITLTQMKLPVKVVIFNNGVLGFVALEMKAAGFVDTNVDLENPDFAAMARAMGIFARRVEDPGELSGAVKEMLAHNGPALLDVVTAKQELSMPPTITPEQIKGFSLWVLRAVMNGRGDEVVDLAKTNLLPR, encoded by the coding sequence ATGGCGATCAACAACGTGGCCGATCTGTTCGTGGCAACGCTCGAACAGGCCGGCGTCAAGCGCATCTACGGCATCGTCGGCGACAGCCTGAATGCGCTGACCGAAGCGCTGCGGCGGCGCGGCACGATCGAGTGGATCCATGTCCGGCACGAGGAGGTTGCGGCCTTCGCCGCTGCCGGGGAAGCGGAGATGACGGGGAGCCTTGCGGTGTGCGCGGGCTCGTGTGGTCCCGGCAATCTGCATCTCATCAACGGCCTGTTCGACGCACATCGCAGCCGCGTTCCGGTGCTGGCGATCGCCGCGCAAATCCCGACCGCCGAGATCGGCAGCGGCTATTTCCAGGAGACCCATCCGCAAAACCTGTTCCGCGAGTGCAGCCATTATTGCGAGCTGGTCTCCGATCCGAGCCAGCTGCCTTACGTGCTGGAAAACGCCATCCGCGCGGCGGTGGGCATGCGCGGCGTTTCCGTCGTCGCCATGCCCGGCGACGTCGCCTTCCGTAGCCCACCCAAGCGCGCGCTGTCGACGGCGCGTGGCCTTGCGCTGTCGGCGCCGAAGGTCGTGCCGCAGGCCGATGAGCTGAAGGCGCTCGCGGACCTCTTGAATGGCGCCGAGCGCATCACCTTGTTCTGCGGTCGCGGCTGCGCCGGCGCGCATGCGCCGTTGATGCAGCTTGCGGAAGCTTTGAAGAGCCCGATCGTGCATGCGCTGGGCGGCAAGGAGCATGTCGAATACGACAATCCCTACGATGTCGGCATGACCGGCTTCATCGGCCTCTCCTCGGGCTATGCGGCCATGCACGCCTGCGACGCGCTCGTGATGCTCGGGACCGATTTTCCCTACAAGCAGTTCTTCCCGACCGACGCGAAGATCGCGCAGATCGACATCCGTCCGGAAAATCTCGGGCGCCGCTGCAAGCTCGATCTCGGCCTGGTCGGCGACGTCAAGCTCACCCTCGAGGCGCTGCTGCCGCTGCTGAAATCCAAGACGCAGCGCAAGCACCTCGACGATGCGATCGCGCATTACAAGAAGGCGCGCGAGGGCCTCAACTCGCTCGCCAAGGGCACGCCGGGCAGCAAACCGATCCATCCGCAATACCTGGCAAAGGTCATCAGCGACCATGCGAGCGATGATGCGGTGTTCACCGCCGATGTCGGCACGCCGACGGTGTGGGCCGCGCGCTATCTCGAGATGAACGGCCGCCGCCGGCTGATCGGCTCGTTCGTGCACGGCTCGATGGCCAACGCCATGCCGCAGGCGATCGGCGCGCAGGCCGCGCAGCCCGGCCGTCAGGTGATCTCGCTCTCGGGCGACGGCGGCTTCACGATGCTGATGGGCGATCTGATCACGCTGACGCAGATGAAGCTACCGGTGAAGGTGGTCATCTTCAACAACGGCGTGCTCGGCTTCGTCGCACTGGAGATGAAGGCGGCCGGCTTCGTCGACACCAATGTCGATCTGGAGAATCCGGACTTCGCGGCGATGGCGCGCGCCATGGGCATCTTTGCGCGGCGCGTCGAGGATCCCGGCGAACTCTCGGGGGCGGTGAAGGAGATGCTGGCCCACAACGGGCCGGCGCTGCTCGACGTCGTCACCGCGAAGCAGGAGCTGTCGATGCCGCCGACCATCACGCCCGAGCAGATCAAAGGCTTCAGCCTCTGGGTCTTGCGCGCGGTGATGAATGGCCGCGGCGACGAGGTCGTCGATCTCGCCAAGACCAATTTGCTGCCGCGCTAG
- a CDS encoding 2-dehydro-3-deoxy-6-phosphogalactonate aldolase: protein MSVPFPAMKRPLVAILRGVKPEETQAIVGVLIEAGMTAIEIPLNSPDPFRSIATAVKQAPAGVLIGAGTVLTTADVDRLNDVGGKLMVSPNVDTQVLTRAHQYAMVTLPGVFSPTEALHAARSGASGLKFFPASVLGASGIAAIRAVLPAGVMIAAVGGVSDQNFAEYINGGVTAFGLGSSLYKPGMSAADVAARAKLTIAAYDRAIAKD, encoded by the coding sequence ATGAGCGTTCCCTTTCCGGCGATGAAGCGGCCACTGGTCGCGATCCTGCGCGGCGTGAAGCCCGAGGAGACGCAGGCCATCGTCGGCGTGCTGATCGAAGCCGGCATGACTGCGATCGAGATCCCGCTGAACTCGCCGGACCCGTTCCGCTCCATCGCAACGGCCGTGAAACAGGCGCCGGCGGGCGTGCTGATCGGCGCCGGCACGGTGCTGACCACCGCAGATGTCGATCGGCTCAACGATGTCGGCGGCAAGCTGATGGTCTCGCCGAATGTGGATACACAGGTGCTTACGCGTGCACATCAGTACGCCATGGTGACGTTGCCGGGCGTGTTCTCGCCGACCGAGGCGCTGCATGCCGCGCGCTCCGGCGCCTCGGGCCTGAAATTCTTTCCGGCCAGCGTGCTCGGTGCATCCGGCATCGCCGCGATTCGCGCCGTGCTGCCGGCCGGCGTGATGATCGCCGCCGTCGGCGGCGTCTCCGACCAGAATTTTGCGGAATATATCAACGGTGGCGTGACGGCGTTCGGGCTCGGCTCCAGCCTCTACAAGCCCGGCATGTCGGCGGCTGATGTCGCCGCGCGCGCAAAGTTGACGATTGCGGCCTACGATCGGGCGATTGCGAAAGACTGA
- a CDS encoding 2-dehydro-3-deoxygalactonokinase has protein sequence MTEPAYVAVDWGTSSFRLWLIDRTGVVLAERRSDEGMLAAAKTGFAVVLQSHLAAVEAPAQLPVLVCGMAGAKTGWVEAGYVDTPAPLSAVLKQAARVPGEARDIRILPGIAQRDPRAPDVMRGEETQLLGALGLDAAGEALVCMPGTHSKWVRLKDGTVARFSTFMTGELFSVVSRETILSLAVAGADDAEDVASFQAAVKSAYEAPAFAANLLFTARSRQLLFGGTPAAARETLSGTLIGIELAAGLSGAVPKAGITLIASGRLATLYRLAFGALSVTVNPVDADEAVRRGLSMAAAAIWMK, from the coding sequence ATGACCGAACCCGCTTACGTCGCGGTGGACTGGGGCACCAGCAGCTTCCGGCTCTGGTTGATCGATCGTACCGGCGTGGTGCTGGCCGAACGCCGCAGCGATGAGGGCATGCTGGCGGCGGCAAAGACCGGTTTCGCGGTCGTGCTGCAATCGCATCTTGCCGCCGTCGAAGCACCAGCTCAACTGCCGGTTCTGGTCTGCGGCATGGCCGGCGCCAAGACGGGCTGGGTCGAGGCCGGCTATGTCGACACGCCGGCACCACTCTCCGCCGTTCTGAAGCAGGCCGCGCGCGTGCCGGGCGAAGCACGCGACATCCGCATCCTGCCGGGTATCGCGCAGCGCGATCCAAGAGCGCCGGACGTGATGCGCGGCGAGGAGACGCAATTGCTCGGCGCGCTCGGGCTCGATGCCGCCGGCGAAGCGCTGGTCTGCATGCCCGGCACGCATTCGAAATGGGTGCGCCTGAAGGACGGCACCGTCGCGCGTTTCTCCACCTTCATGACCGGCGAGCTCTTCAGCGTCGTCTCGCGCGAGACGATTTTGTCGCTTGCGGTTGCCGGGGCCGATGACGCCGAGGATGTCGCGAGCTTCCAGGCAGCGGTGAAGTCTGCGTATGAAGCGCCGGCCTTTGCAGCCAACCTTCTGTTCACCGCGCGGTCGCGGCAGTTGCTGTTCGGCGGCACGCCAGCTGCCGCGCGCGAAACGCTGTCGGGCACCTTGATCGGCATCGAGCTGGCCGCGGGGCTGTCTGGCGCCGTGCCGAAAGCAGGCATTACCTTGATTGCCTCGGGGCGGCTCGCGACGCTGTACCGGCTGGCTTTCGGCGCGCTGTCGGTCACTGTGAACCCGGTCGATGCCGATGAAGCGGTCCGCCGCGGTCTGTCGATGGCGGCTGCCGCGATCTGGATGAAATGA